Proteins from one Streptomyces sp. NBC_00390 genomic window:
- the moeZ gene encoding adenylyltransferase/sulfurtransferase MoeZ codes for MSLPPLVEPAAELTVDEVRRYSRHLIIPDVGMDGQKRLKNAKVLCVGAGGLGSPALMYLAAAGVGTLGIVEFDEVDESNLQRQIIHSQADIGRSKAASARDSVLGINPYVNVVLHEERLEAENVMDIFSQYDLIVDGTDNFATRYLVNDACVLLNKPYVWGSIYRFDGQASVFWSEHGPCYRCLYPEPPPPGMVPSCAEGGVLGVLCASIGSIQVNEAIKLLAGIGEPLVGRLMIYDALEMQYRQVKVRKDPDCAVCGENPTVTELIDYEAFCGVVSEEAQQAAAGSTITPKQLKEWIDDGESIDIIDVREINEYEIVSIPGARLIPKSEFLMGTALQDLPQDKKIVLHCKTGVRSAEVLAVLKSAGFADAVHVGGGVIGWVNQIEPEKPIY; via the coding sequence GTGTCGCTGCCACCCCTGGTCGAGCCAGCTGCTGAGCTCACCGTCGACGAGGTCCGCAGGTACTCCCGCCACCTGATCATCCCCGATGTCGGGATGGACGGGCAGAAGCGGCTGAAGAACGCCAAGGTGCTCTGTGTGGGCGCCGGCGGCCTGGGTTCGCCCGCCCTGATGTACCTCGCCGCAGCCGGTGTCGGCACGCTCGGCATCGTGGAGTTCGACGAGGTCGACGAGTCGAACCTGCAGCGCCAGATCATCCACAGCCAGGCCGACATCGGCCGCTCCAAGGCCGCGTCCGCGCGCGACAGCGTGCTCGGCATCAACCCGTACGTGAACGTGGTCCTGCACGAAGAGCGGCTCGAGGCCGAGAACGTGATGGACATCTTCAGCCAGTACGACCTGATCGTCGACGGCACGGACAACTTCGCGACCCGCTACCTGGTCAACGACGCCTGCGTGCTGCTGAACAAGCCGTACGTCTGGGGTTCGATCTACCGCTTCGACGGCCAGGCCTCCGTCTTCTGGTCCGAGCACGGGCCCTGCTACCGCTGCCTCTACCCGGAGCCCCCGCCGCCGGGCATGGTCCCCTCCTGCGCCGAGGGCGGCGTGCTGGGCGTGCTCTGCGCGTCCATCGGCTCCATCCAGGTGAACGAGGCCATCAAGCTGCTCGCCGGGATCGGCGAGCCGCTCGTCGGCCGGCTGATGATCTACGACGCCCTGGAGATGCAGTACCGCCAGGTCAAGGTCCGCAAGGATCCGGACTGCGCAGTCTGCGGCGAGAACCCCACCGTCACTGAGCTCATCGACTACGAGGCCTTCTGCGGCGTCGTGTCCGAGGAGGCCCAGCAGGCGGCGGCCGGTTCGACGATCACTCCCAAGCAGCTCAAGGAGTGGATCGACGACGGCGAGAGCATCGACATCATCGACGTCCGTGAGATCAACGAGTACGAGATCGTCTCGATCCCCGGCGCCCGGCTGATCCCGAAGAGCGAGTTCCTGATGGGTACCGCCCTCCAGGACCTGCCGCAGGACAAGAAGATCGTCCTGCATTGCAAGACGGGTGTCCGCAGCGCGGAGGTGCTCGCCGTGCTGAAGTCCGCCGGCTTCGCCGACGCCGTGCACGTCGGCGGCGGCGTCATCGGCTGGGTCAACCAGATCGAGCCGGAGAAGCCGATCTACTGA
- a CDS encoding spherulation-specific family 4 protein has translation MSHLTTNEAPLPANGAVAAPPDDIWGRLGFGVPGYAHPLIAPVEWAELARPGAPLHWVVLNVANGPGDRPDPHCLEAAGRLRNAGVRVLGHLDLSHGSRVFGDLICDAHHFLEWYQVDGFLLDRCPTERAELARVRRTTATLEAVLDGGHLVLGHGSHPYPGYAEAADQLVTFSGAWTDYRWSQVAEWTADYPPELFAHFVHGVPRTHLEEATRIARWQGAGTIFFTDRGGADDGKGQIGPFETLPGYWDEIVSQIGPGVSE, from the coding sequence ATGTCGCATCTGACCACGAACGAGGCCCCGCTCCCGGCGAACGGTGCCGTGGCCGCCCCTCCGGACGACATCTGGGGAAGGCTCGGCTTCGGTGTTCCCGGTTACGCACACCCGCTGATCGCCCCGGTCGAATGGGCCGAGCTGGCCCGCCCCGGCGCCCCGCTGCACTGGGTCGTCCTCAATGTGGCCAACGGCCCGGGCGACCGCCCCGACCCGCACTGCCTCGAAGCCGCGGGCCGGCTGCGCAACGCCGGTGTCCGCGTCCTGGGCCATCTCGACCTGTCCCACGGATCACGGGTCTTCGGCGATCTCATCTGTGATGCCCACCACTTCCTGGAGTGGTACCAGGTCGACGGATTCCTGCTGGACCGGTGTCCGACCGAGCGGGCCGAACTGGCCCGGGTGCGGCGTACGACGGCGACGCTGGAGGCGGTCCTGGACGGCGGCCACCTGGTACTGGGACACGGCTCGCACCCGTACCCCGGGTACGCCGAAGCCGCCGACCAGCTGGTCACCTTCTCCGGGGCCTGGACGGACTACCGCTGGTCACAGGTGGCCGAGTGGACCGCGGACTACCCGCCGGAGCTCTTCGCCCACTTCGTCCACGGTGTGCCCCGCACCCACCTGGAGGAGGCCACGCGCATCGCCCGCTGGCAGGGCGCCGGAACGATCTTCTTCACGGATCGGGGCGGCGCGGATGACGGGAAAGGACAGATCGGTCCATTCGAGACACTGCCCGGCTACTGGGACGAAATCGTCTCGCAGATCGGACCGGGTGTCTCGGAATGA
- a CDS encoding NAD-dependent epimerase/dehydratase family protein: protein MRVLLLGANGFIGRFVADRLLADPAVHLTALGRGDDADVRFDLAGGSPGALTRFLGAVHPGVVINCAGAIRGGARDLTRHNTVAVATVCEALRRSGCGARLVQIGCASEYGPSQQGSSTAEDAVPRPGGPYGVSKLAATELVLGAGLDAVVLRVFSPVGPGTPAGSPLGRLAEAMRRAMQSGDGDLKLSGLGVQRDFVDVRDVARAVHAASLSAAQGVVNIGTGRAVRLRDAAATLARVAGYAGALHELDASAGRPIGSPRTESVMEHLAATPSPYPDGCGNWQQADVRTARDRLGWRPRINLEESLADIWMEAACRI, encoded by the coding sequence ATGAGGGTTCTTCTGCTCGGTGCCAACGGGTTCATCGGCCGCTTCGTCGCCGACCGGCTGCTCGCCGACCCGGCCGTCCATCTCACCGCCCTCGGCCGCGGCGACGACGCCGATGTGCGCTTCGACCTCGCCGGCGGCAGCCCTGGTGCGCTCACCCGCTTCCTGGGAGCCGTCCACCCGGGGGTCGTCATCAACTGCGCAGGCGCCATCCGCGGCGGAGCCCGCGATCTGACCCGGCACAACACCGTCGCCGTCGCCACCGTCTGCGAGGCACTGCGCCGCAGCGGCTGCGGTGCCCGGCTCGTCCAGATCGGCTGCGCCTCCGAGTACGGGCCCTCCCAGCAGGGCTCGTCGACCGCGGAGGACGCCGTGCCGCGCCCCGGCGGCCCGTACGGGGTGAGCAAGCTCGCGGCCACCGAACTCGTACTCGGCGCCGGCCTCGACGCCGTCGTCCTGCGGGTCTTCTCACCTGTCGGCCCCGGCACCCCGGCGGGCTCCCCGCTCGGCCGGCTCGCCGAGGCCATGCGCCGCGCCATGCAGTCCGGCGACGGCGACCTGAAGCTCAGCGGCCTCGGCGTGCAGCGCGACTTCGTCGACGTACGGGACGTGGCCCGCGCCGTGCACGCCGCCTCGCTCTCCGCCGCGCAGGGCGTCGTCAACATCGGCACGGGACGTGCCGTACGGCTCCGGGACGCGGCGGCGACCCTGGCCCGCGTCGCCGGATACGCCGGGGCGCTGCACGAGCTGGACGCTTCGGCGGGCCGCCCCATCGGCTCCCCGCGCACCGAATCCGTCATGGAGCACCTGGCCGCCACGCCGTCCCCGTACCCCGACGGCTGCGGCAACTGGCAGCAGGCGGATGTCCGCACCGCCCGGGACCGGCTCGGCTGGCGGCCCCGGATCAACCTCGAAGAGTCACTCGCCGACATCTGGATGGAGGCGGCATGTCGCATCTGA